AGGTTTCACGGCTTTCAAACTTACCTGTCATCGGAAATTTATCACTAAATACCATTGAGCCGGGAGAGACACTTCTTGCATAATTTAAAGCGCTGTTGTGATGATCCCATGCGAGGTGCAAATAACCATCTCCATCAACCATTATGCTGATTGATCGATGCGCATCTTTTGCGTCTCCTTTAAATTTTGTCTGATGAAGATCCCATTTATTGGAATGAATTTTTCTTTTCCCGACTATTACATTTTGCTGTTCATCGTAATAAGCTATATATTGCCAACGCTTAAATGTAACCAAAGAATTTTTCCTGAAAACAACAGTATTGACCGAGTTATGCGCCCAGCCATCTGCCACATTTATGAATTTTATTTTTTGCGCTTTAGTCGCAGAGAATAAAACCAATAAGCAAATAAATGAGAGATATTTTTTATTATTTTTGATACATTCTAACATATTCAATTTCGTATTTTGAAGGAAAAAGACTATTTATCAAAGTTCCTCCATTGTCTCCACCCAAAGCCAAGTTTAATAAAATATATTGTGGTTGTTTAAACGAATTAATACCATTTGTATTTACCAAGCTATCTAGCGGAACACTCTTCATCAAAAAATCATCCACATACAAGCTTATTCATTGAGGTGTCCAATCCATCCGCCAAATATGAAAATGTCTACTCCGGTAATCTAAAAAATTCATCACTCTTTTCACTACCAAGAAATTTTAAATATTCTTCCTATCTATCACAATTTGCAAAACTCGGAGGCTTTTTTAATGAACTTCTTATTGGACAATCTCATTCCAAGCATATTGCAAGCATCTAAGCCCACTATCGTTGTTTACAATCATTTTTTTACCGTCAAATGAAAACATACTATATGAATCTCCCGTTCTCAACCCGGGCCAATAGACGCCTCCCACTCCTAATTGATGCAATTCATTTGTCATCCCCTTGAGGTAAGCAACTTGAACATTTACATTTGTATTGTCATTATAATTACTTCCGTCTGTCATTGGTACACCGAATTCTGTATTGATAGTTCTTTGAGGATATTTCAAAGATTTAAGTGGTTGTTCCCAATCAGAAATGGTTTTATAATTATCATTAAACCAAGTATAAAAATGAAACGACAAAAGACAGGAATCAAACCTAGTATCATCACCGATACTATCTACACCCGTTGCATATCCAGTTCCATCGAGAATAATTCTATGTCGAGGAATATTGGGATATCTATCAATCCATTGGCTATACAATAATTTTAAAGAATCTAAAGAATAACCATGCGGTTCATTCATTACTTCAAAAAATACGTTTTGATTATTCGAAAACTTAGCGGCAACTTTATCCCACATCATTGTAAAACTGGCACTATCATCCACAAAACCATCTTTTGAAGAAGCGCCTTCCCAGTAAGCAAGGATAACTTTCATCTTTTTTGTTGTAGCTTCTTTAATAATGGATGAATATTTGGTCCAATATTCTTGGAGAACTGTGCTGGGGTTTATAGGCAAACGAATCGTATTGGCACCTGCATTTTGAAAAGCGGATAAAATGATATCTGTCTTTATCATAGTTGAATCTTCACTATCATGAACATTCAAACCTGAAAGTATTAACCAATTGTCAACAAAATTATCTCTAGGATCAGCCCAATTCAACCCTTTGAAATTGGACGTATTACTGATTACAGTATCCACTGCCAATACCGGAGGGTCTACCGCGCTAATACCCAGTGGTTTACTTGCATTCTTTTGACAAGAAAGCATTGAGAAACTACTCAAGATTAATATTAAAAGACTTTTCATTTTATCCTCTTTTCATTAAATGGGTTAAAAACTTTAATACCCTGGATTTTGTTCTAGTTGATTATTAGATGCCTGAATTTCTGCACGAGGAATAGGGAGCCAATATTCCTTATCTTCAAACTTACGACCATCCAATGCAATAATTTTATTGTAGGTAAATGTGTTACCGGACTTATTGATTGAAATCCCATAAGCTGGCACGTTCTCAGTAGAATCTGCAATTTTCCATCTACGAACATCATAAAACCTTTGTTCTTCAAATGCCAATTCCACTCTGCGCTCATTTCTTATGGCTATACGCATTTGTGCTTGAGAAAGACCACTCGGTAAAGGTGGCATATTTACACTAGCTCTAGCTCTTATACTATTGATAGCATTATAAACTGTACCGTCAGGGCCAACTGCTTCGTTCTGTGCTTCTGCATAATCCAACAAGATTTCAGCATAACGCATGTAAATCCAAGGTTGATTGCCAGCAACAGACCAAGGATTATCAATTGGATTATTATCATCCATAAACTTCTTTAAATAATAACCAGTTTTAGAAGTATTC
The Arachidicoccus soli DNA segment above includes these coding regions:
- a CDS encoding LamG domain-containing protein; amino-acid sequence: MDDFLMKSVPLDSLVNTNGINSFKQPQYILLNLALGGDNGGTLINSLFPSKYEIEYVRMYQK
- a CDS encoding glycoside hydrolase family 5 protein encodes the protein MKSLLILILSSFSMLSCQKNASKPLGISAVDPPVLAVDTVISNTSNFKGLNWADPRDNFVDNWLILSGLNVHDSEDSTMIKTDIILSAFQNAGANTIRLPINPSTVLQEYWTKYSSIIKEATTKKMKVILAYWEGASSKDGFVDDSASFTMMWDKVAAKFSNNQNVFFEVMNEPHGYSLDSLKLLYSQWIDRYPNIPRHRIILDGTGYATGVDSIGDDTRFDSCLLSFHFYTWFNDNYKTISDWEQPLKSLKYPQRTINTEFGVPMTDGSNYNDNTNVNVQVAYLKGMTNELHQLGVGGVYWPGLRTGDSYSMFSFDGKKMIVNNDSGLRCLQYAWNEIVQ